A genomic segment from Nodularia sphaerocarpa UHCC 0038 encodes:
- a CDS encoding VgrG-related protein, which yields MADPSLYLSQPKIQIEGQEASPELIKDLLQITVEESLHLPSMFTLVIHNSYLGTVDRSEYQPWRHEKLFKIGTQVKIGFVSSTTQDSNFQDKLDQNLIEGEVTGIEAHFNEKTEAPIIIRGYDISHRLHRGRYNRSFLQQTDSDIVREIVGQSGIKLGKIDSSNVTHEYVFQENQTNMEFLRERAARIGYELFIQDGKLNFCKPESKESLSLKWLDEISKFSIRVTNAEQVNAVEVRSWDYTQKKLITSQVKSEQVITETGNGKGSQTSTAFQGKPSNPTMIVVDQPVATEQEAKKMAQALCDELGGEFVCADGQAEGNPKIRPGRVINLQDMGDRYSGKYYVTDTRHFYTQRVYTTDFSVRGLRPGNLFSTLSTQTHLQPGQTLLVGIVTNNQDPKGLGRVKVKFPTLTEQDESNWARVVALGAGLNRGFDCLPEVNDEVLVCFEHGDIHRPYILGGLWNGKDAPPEKVANSVVKGVRLRTFKTRTGHTLQFVEEDKGSSKTGISLETTKGHKIYLNDSDEFIEIKTKGGHTIKMDDRNKSITIETTGKHKIKMDDRSKSVSVESKGNLSLDAIGNIDIKANGIITVKGSLIKLN from the coding sequence ATGGCAGACCCAAGTCTTTATTTAAGTCAACCTAAAATCCAGATAGAAGGACAAGAAGCTTCTCCGGAATTAATCAAAGATTTATTACAAATAACTGTAGAAGAAAGCCTTCATCTACCATCGATGTTTACATTGGTAATACATAATAGTTATCTCGGCACTGTTGACCGTTCAGAATACCAACCGTGGCGACATGAAAAGCTGTTTAAAATCGGGACTCAAGTAAAAATAGGTTTTGTTTCTAGCACCACCCAAGATAGTAATTTTCAGGATAAATTAGACCAAAATTTAATTGAAGGTGAAGTTACAGGAATAGAAGCTCACTTTAATGAAAAAACCGAAGCACCAATTATTATTCGTGGCTACGATATTTCGCATCGCCTGCATAGAGGGCGTTATAATCGTTCGTTTTTACAACAAACTGATAGTGATATAGTACGCGAAATAGTTGGGCAATCAGGTATAAAACTGGGAAAGATTGATTCTAGTAATGTGACTCATGAATATGTTTTTCAAGAAAACCAAACTAATATGGAGTTCTTGAGAGAACGGGCGGCTCGTATTGGATATGAACTATTTATTCAGGATGGAAAACTAAATTTTTGTAAGCCAGAAAGTAAAGAATCTTTGAGTCTAAAATGGCTAGATGAAATTAGTAAATTTAGCATTCGTGTTACTAATGCTGAACAGGTAAACGCTGTAGAAGTGCGTAGTTGGGATTATACCCAGAAAAAACTGATTACCTCACAAGTGAAGTCAGAGCAGGTAATTACTGAAACAGGAAATGGGAAAGGAAGTCAGACCAGTACAGCATTTCAAGGTAAGCCCTCCAACCCGACCATGATTGTTGTAGATCAACCTGTTGCGACTGAGCAAGAAGCTAAGAAGATGGCTCAGGCTTTGTGTGATGAACTCGGAGGAGAATTTGTATGTGCAGATGGTCAAGCAGAGGGAAATCCTAAAATTCGACCAGGACGGGTTATAAATCTTCAAGATATGGGCGATCGCTATAGTGGTAAATATTATGTTACAGATACACGCCACTTCTACACTCAGCGAGTTTATACAACAGATTTTAGTGTCCGGGGGTTACGCCCAGGCAACTTATTTTCCACTTTATCCACACAAACCCACCTGCAACCAGGACAAACACTTTTAGTAGGAATTGTCACCAATAATCAAGATCCTAAAGGTTTGGGGAGGGTGAAAGTCAAGTTTCCTACCCTTACAGAACAAGATGAAAGTAACTGGGCTAGAGTAGTAGCTTTGGGTGCGGGACTTAATCGCGGTTTTGATTGTTTGCCAGAAGTAAATGATGAAGTATTAGTATGTTTTGAACATGGTGATATTCACCGTCCTTACATACTGGGTGGTTTATGGAATGGCAAAGATGCACCACCTGAAAAAGTAGCTAACTCGGTTGTCAAAGGTGTGCGATTACGTACTTTTAAAACTCGGACAGGACATACCCTACAATTTGTTGAAGAAGATAAAGGTAGCAGTAAAACAGGTATTTCTCTAGAAACTACGAAGGGTCACAAAATTTATCTCAATGATAGTGATGAATTTATAGAGATTAAAACCAAAGGCGGTCATACTATCAAGATGGACGATAGAAATAAGTCAATTACTATTGAAACCACAGGCAAGCATAAGATCAAAATGGACGACAGGAGTAAATCAGTTTCTGTGGAATCAAAAGGTAATCTATCATTAGATGCTATAGGAAATATCGACATTAAGGCTAATGGCATAATTACTGTCAAAGGTTCCTTAATTAAGCTAAATTAA
- a CDS encoding PAAR domain-containing protein, producing MSKPAARITDNVVHPLPPVLTGGPGSTNVIIGNLPAWRGVPAAAVPALQAAKKASDIAIKAAEAASKAASATPAAPAAIAAEQAAKVTASATMSGMISAAAASSLPGMADIHQCATPLPVPPHGPGVVIDGSKTVLINGLPACRMGDTILEALGPTNKIVKGDFTVLIGG from the coding sequence ATGTCTAAACCAGCAGCCAGAATTACTGATAACGTAGTCCATCCCCTACCCCCAGTATTAACAGGAGGACCCGGTAGCACTAATGTAATAATCGGGAATTTACCTGCATGGAGGGGAGTACCTGCGGCGGCAGTACCTGCTTTACAAGCTGCCAAAAAAGCTTCAGATATAGCTATCAAAGCGGCTGAGGCTGCCAGCAAAGCGGCTTCTGCTACACCAGCAGCGCCTGCGGCCATAGCTGCTGAACAAGCTGCCAAAGTCACCGCCTCCGCTACCATGAGCGGCATGATTTCTGCTGCTGCTGCCTCTTCTCTTCCTGGAATGGCAGATATTCATCAGTGCGCCACACCCTTACCTGTACCTCCTCACGGTCCTGGTGTAGTAATTGATGGTAGTAAGACAGTGCTGATTAATGGTCTACCGGCTTGTCGCATGGGTGACACTATTCTGGAAGCACTGGGACCTACTAATAAAATTGTCAAAGGTGATTTTACAGTTCTGATTGGTGGTTGA
- a CDS encoding GPW/gp25 family protein → MVYGRQREYLGTGWAFPLQLSLQGGIQLSSEEQKVRESIWIILRTGVGERVYRPNFGSRLSELAFAPLNTDTLLRIRLYVLEALEVWEPRIIVDEVLTEADPVRGKVNIIINYSLKDYADIHSFVYPFYLLASGE, encoded by the coding sequence ATGGTTTATGGTCGGCAAAGAGAATATTTAGGTACAGGTTGGGCTTTCCCTTTGCAGTTGAGTTTGCAAGGCGGAATCCAGCTAAGTAGTGAAGAGCAAAAAGTTAGAGAATCTATTTGGATTATTCTCCGCACGGGAGTTGGTGAGCGAGTTTACCGACCTAATTTTGGCTCGCGCTTGTCGGAATTGGCGTTTGCACCTTTAAATACTGATACTTTGCTGCGAATTCGCCTTTATGTCTTGGAAGCTCTAGAAGTTTGGGAGCCAAGAATTATTGTTGATGAAGTTCTTACCGAAGCCGACCCTGTGCGTGGCAAAGTGAACATTATCATTAATTATAGTCTGAAGGATTATGCCGATATTCACAGCTTTGTTTATCCATTCTATTTGCTGGCATCTGGGGAGTAA
- a CDS encoding putative baseplate assembly protein, translated as MIFDFLPQLPSSNLDDRTFDDLVEESIMRIPRYCPEWTDHNLSDPGMTLIELFAWLTDQMLLRFNQVPRKNYVAFLELLGIRLQPPAPAHTELTFYLSSDLPEAYTIPRGIEVATVRTETTPAITFSTDSPLIIGKPHIQHFLTAQSSEDTPQSVRERLANIWNRQSNGLWSGNEQPIFNEQTQPGNCFYLVITSDEPLDGNVLEITIQGASATPTGINPNQPPRSWEAWDGENWQPVLLREADDHTRGFSFYEIEQQGGNPAQGADVRLHLPQIWPVTTFTVYRGRWLRCRVTTPGVNQEGYNRPPQITGLGVRSIGGTVRATHNTLIQDERLGISNGKPGQCFQLLMTPVLERRENEYIVVTPPGGLPQTWQEVRDFADSTAQDRHYTIDAITGTVQFGPLIREPGQLKSQTKVRSRIQQSSTEDTVVQFSDIDNAQEHQYGAIPPRGSEIRMLAYRTGGGKEGNVQSGAIQFLKSAFPYVASVINYKPAINGADAESLEQAVIRAPRIFRTRDRAVTAEDFEVLAQQAGAGAIARVRCLPASATRQAGTVGLLIVPYANTDSIELGEGIAPQQFALSPALQEQVLQYLDERRLLGVQVQLQEPEYIGVSIQTEVILEPTYDNPLARAEILRNLRISLYKYLNPLTGGMEGKGWPFGRPVYTSDIIALMQQTQGVRYLGAVLLFPIRKQGDTWRRQSSPEQVIDPGAQGLVCSWADSNLRSGHDIQISNR; from the coding sequence GTGATATTTGATTTTTTACCACAATTACCTTCTTCTAACTTAGACGATCGCACCTTCGATGACTTAGTAGAAGAAAGTATTATGCGTATCCCACGCTACTGTCCCGAATGGACAGACCACAACCTTAGTGATCCAGGGATGACGCTGATTGAGTTATTTGCTTGGTTAACTGACCAAATGTTGCTCAGGTTTAACCAAGTACCACGTAAAAATTATGTCGCTTTTTTAGAATTATTGGGCATCCGCCTCCAGCCTCCAGCCCCAGCACATACAGAATTAACGTTTTATTTAAGTTCTGATCTACCCGAAGCCTACACCATTCCGAGAGGAATTGAAGTAGCAACTGTGCGAACTGAAACGACACCAGCGATTACCTTTAGTACCGATTCTCCTTTAATCATCGGTAAACCCCATATTCAGCACTTTTTAACTGCCCAAAGCAGTGAAGACACTCCCCAATCTGTGCGAGAAAGGCTTGCTAATATCTGGAATCGCCAGTCAAACGGTTTGTGGTCTGGTAATGAACAACCTATATTTAATGAGCAAACCCAGCCTGGGAATTGTTTTTATTTAGTCATCACTTCCGATGAGCCTCTCGATGGTAATGTGCTAGAAATTACTATCCAAGGAGCATCTGCAACCCCTACCGGGATTAACCCCAATCAACCCCCCCGATCTTGGGAAGCTTGGGATGGGGAAAATTGGCAACCAGTCTTATTGCGAGAAGCAGACGATCATACCAGGGGTTTCAGTTTTTACGAAATCGAACAACAGGGTGGTAATCCGGCTCAAGGTGCTGATGTCCGGCTGCATTTACCGCAGATTTGGCCTGTAACGACTTTCACCGTCTATAGAGGTCGCTGGTTACGTTGTCGGGTTACTACCCCAGGAGTTAATCAAGAGGGTTACAATCGTCCGCCGCAAATCACTGGGTTAGGAGTGCGCTCTATCGGCGGTACTGTTAGAGCTACTCACAATACGCTAATTCAAGATGAACGCTTAGGAATTAGTAACGGTAAACCAGGGCAGTGTTTTCAGTTACTCATGACACCAGTGTTAGAACGCCGAGAAAATGAGTATATTGTTGTGACTCCTCCTGGGGGTTTACCGCAGACTTGGCAAGAAGTGAGAGATTTTGCGGATTCTACCGCTCAAGACCGCCATTACACCATTGATGCTATTACTGGTACTGTGCAGTTTGGTCCGTTGATTCGGGAGCCAGGACAACTGAAAAGCCAAACAAAAGTGCGATCGCGCATTCAACAATCGAGTACAGAAGACACAGTTGTGCAATTTAGTGATATTGACAACGCCCAAGAACATCAATACGGAGCTATTCCCCCACGCGGCTCAGAAATTAGAATGCTAGCTTATCGGACTGGTGGCGGCAAAGAGGGTAACGTCCAAAGTGGCGCAATCCAGTTTTTGAAGTCAGCTTTTCCCTATGTCGCCAGTGTAATCAATTACAAACCTGCGATTAATGGTGCAGATGCCGAATCCCTAGAACAAGCAGTCATTAGAGCGCCCCGCATCTTCCGTACCCGTGATCGAGCAGTCACCGCCGAAGATTTTGAAGTTTTAGCACAACAAGCAGGTGCTGGGGCGATCGCACGGGTTCGTTGTTTACCAGCCAGTGCTACTAGACAAGCCGGCACAGTGGGCTTACTCATTGTTCCTTATGCCAACACAGACAGCATCGAATTAGGCGAAGGAATCGCACCACAACAATTTGCCCTCAGTCCCGCACTCCAAGAGCAAGTTTTGCAATACTTGGATGAGAGAAGGTTACTAGGAGTACAAGTACAACTCCAAGAACCGGAATACATAGGTGTTTCTATCCAGACAGAAGTAATTTTAGAACCTACTTATGATAATCCTTTAGCAAGAGCCGAAATTCTCCGCAACTTAAGAATATCTCTGTATAAATATCTCAACCCATTAACTGGAGGCATGGAAGGCAAAGGTTGGCCTTTTGGGAGACCCGTTTATACATCAGATATTATTGCCTTAATGCAACAAACTCAGGGTGTGCGCTATTTAGGGGCAGTCTTATTATTTCCCATCCGTAAACAAGGCGACACCTGGAGACGGCAATCTTCCCCAGAACAAGTAATTGATCCAGGCGCGCAGGGTTTGGTTTGTTCTTGGGCTGATAGTAACCTGCGTTCGGGTCATGACATCCAAATCAGTAATCGCTAA
- a CDS encoding phage tail protein has protein sequence MVQSRSSPAIRIQLTPMQIPEAVPNAGLAFSGPESMEAAAQSLLLRPGEPSEMIVQVQNLEQRPLRVSLTVEGNFPSEWCQIGTEGSEIPPRGQMDAVLRFAIPATFFEDQQAIIPGEKHKLNLNFRSLVVINIDSDTHRKQIQHSDYFDLYVRPYSAYMEFLPVLYREVDFIGRFLKIFEQAYQPAIDSFNVMWANLDPLTTPKALLPFLAHWVGWQVDSVWDLHQQRRLIHRAVELYRWRGTRKGLRLYLHLYTGLPLDEEITNETDKHISITEPFGPSFVLGSAQLGSAVLAGGEAYNFRVCLRPNRPNMNINEQLIRQIIDQEKPAFCTYELVIENFIS, from the coding sequence ATGGTGCAAAGTCGTTCTAGTCCTGCTATTCGGATTCAATTGACTCCAATGCAAATTCCTGAAGCTGTACCCAATGCAGGTTTAGCATTTTCTGGTCCAGAAAGCATGGAAGCAGCAGCACAGAGTTTGCTCTTGCGTCCAGGGGAACCCAGCGAGATGATTGTACAAGTGCAAAACTTAGAACAGCGCCCCTTAAGGGTGAGTTTGACAGTAGAAGGAAACTTTCCTTCTGAGTGGTGTCAAATCGGTACAGAAGGTAGTGAAATTCCACCACGAGGACAAATGGATGCTGTACTCCGTTTCGCGATTCCCGCCACCTTTTTTGAAGATCAGCAGGCAATTATCCCCGGAGAAAAACATAAATTAAATCTGAATTTTCGCAGCTTAGTTGTGATCAATATTGACTCAGATACACATAGAAAACAAATCCAGCACAGCGATTACTTTGATTTATATGTCCGTCCCTACAGTGCTTACATGGAATTTTTGCCCGTTTTATATCGAGAAGTAGACTTTATTGGTCGTTTCTTAAAGATATTTGAACAGGCTTATCAACCAGCCATTGATAGTTTTAACGTCATGTGGGCAAACCTTGATCCCTTGACAACACCAAAAGCACTATTGCCATTTTTAGCTCACTGGGTTGGTTGGCAAGTAGACTCAGTTTGGGATTTACATCAACAACGACGTTTAATTCACCGTGCTGTTGAGCTTTATCGCTGGCGGGGAACTCGTAAAGGATTGCGGCTGTATTTGCATCTTTATACAGGCTTACCTTTAGATGAGGAAATAACGAATGAGACCGATAAACATATTAGTATTACAGAACCATTTGGTCCGAGTTTTGTTTTGGGTTCAGCACAATTAGGTAGTGCAGTTTTAGCAGGTGGCGAAGCATATAATTTTCGGGTCTGCTTGCGTCCTAATCGTCCTAATATGAATATCAATGAACAATTAATCCGCCAAATTATTGATCAGGAAAAACCTGCTTTTTGTACTTATGAGTTGGTGATAGAAAATTTTATTAGTTAA
- a CDS encoding DUF4159 domain-containing protein: MTHPFPPPQIQPLERLQATDGLLINAERWSKAHEYHRLRQNTHYQSLNQPGIVCGLGVRVIPAPRQVEAKYRDGRWVQIQPGIAIDVNGNLIVVPKAYDFPIDLEVVSSEPLMIYLVASYVDPDELRRGQQRDIVQETYRLDQKNSTLESTEIEICRILLQPGQNTIYPPADTFYPGYNNLDLRYRRQAQARPQAFVRMAQVSHSDGEYARNFFNLAYLLQSVEALYPHLRGADEPNEVSLSENIPEYDLLYLTGQQSLTFNNVEFEALKQYLNLGGVLLVDAPLDANALIESTHALAQQLEIPLRPLAELQRSHPLRTRPFLFAALPIINQQLIQLFTGGGIILVVGDLASAWGIDREFNLPRLTIRVAQELGINILNYAWKRRQLIGLQQEDNSGQW, translated from the coding sequence ATGACTCATCCTTTCCCCCCGCCACAAATTCAACCATTGGAACGTTTACAAGCTACCGATGGATTACTTATCAATGCAGAACGTTGGAGTAAAGCCCATGAATATCACCGTCTGCGGCAAAATACACACTATCAAAGTTTAAATCAACCAGGGATTGTTTGTGGTTTAGGCGTAAGAGTGATTCCTGCACCTCGTCAAGTAGAAGCTAAATATCGAGATGGACGCTGGGTGCAAATTCAACCAGGAATTGCTATTGATGTCAACGGGAATTTAATTGTTGTACCTAAAGCTTATGATTTTCCGATTGATTTAGAAGTAGTTAGTTCTGAACCACTGATGATTTACTTAGTAGCCAGCTATGTAGATCCAGATGAATTGCGCCGTGGACAGCAAAGAGATATTGTTCAAGAAACCTATCGCCTTGACCAGAAAAACTCTACACTTGAAAGCACAGAAATCGAAATCTGCCGCATACTTTTACAACCAGGACAAAATACAATTTATCCGCCAGCAGATACTTTTTATCCTGGTTATAACAATCTTGATTTACGTTACCGCCGTCAAGCACAAGCACGTCCTCAAGCTTTTGTGCGAATGGCGCAAGTATCACATAGTGATGGAGAATACGCGCGAAACTTTTTCAACCTTGCTTATTTACTGCAATCAGTAGAAGCTTTGTATCCTCATTTGCGAGGCGCTGACGAGCCTAATGAAGTTTCTTTATCGGAAAATATCCCAGAATATGATTTACTTTATCTCACAGGTCAGCAGTCACTAACTTTCAATAATGTGGAATTTGAAGCGCTCAAACAATATTTAAATTTAGGGGGCGTATTATTAGTTGATGCGCCATTAGATGCTAATGCTTTAATTGAAAGCACTCACGCCTTAGCACAACAATTAGAAATTCCTTTACGACCATTAGCAGAGTTACAAAGAAGCCATCCTTTAAGGACAAGACCTTTCTTATTTGCGGCTTTACCTATTATCAATCAACAGTTAATTCAATTATTCACAGGCGGAGGCATAATTTTAGTAGTTGGTGATTTGGCTTCTGCTTGGGGAATAGATAGAGAATTTAATTTACCCAGGTTAACTATTCGGGTAGCGCAGGAATTAGGCATTAATATCTTGAATTATGCTTGGAAACGCCGACAATTAATAGGTTTGCAACAAGAGGATAATTCAGGACAGTGGTAG
- a CDS encoding DUF790 family protein produces the protein MLPTDLLSHRQNGEEIIPKRLKIDQKSMELGNELIGCFEEAKGKTQGVLERQLLDLEGDATDYRVKRGLAYILKSSFCTFEVVSPLEPPMLRERVFALAAKSVPSGESTQLTLTKIADELSQELEREVLLEQVRDGLYADLNENKILTNFDAPTAVDLLNRYNLSQVQGIFYKASKLVLNAHRNVPGEYKLLFRYLKLFQLMAYIEGDADHGFTITVDGPTSLFNPSTRYGLAIAKLIPALLHVTKWSLAATLQTRDPYTKAWNTGRFTLNSECGLVSHYSKGKPYDSMLESSFADKWDALKTDWVLEREVDLLPVPGSVMIPDFRLVHPDGRDFLLEIVGYWRPEYLQKKFYQVRTSGCDNLILAISERLNLEKAGVKLDNVPAKIVWFKDKLLPKAVLAVIEEDV, from the coding sequence ATGTTACCGACGGATTTACTGAGTCATCGCCAAAACGGAGAGGAAATAATTCCGAAGAGGTTGAAGATTGATCAGAAGAGTATGGAGTTGGGGAATGAGTTGATTGGTTGTTTTGAGGAGGCGAAAGGGAAGACTCAGGGGGTGTTGGAACGTCAACTTTTGGATTTGGAAGGTGATGCGACGGATTATCGGGTGAAGCGGGGTTTGGCTTATATTCTTAAGAGTAGTTTCTGCACTTTTGAGGTGGTGAGTCCTTTGGAACCGCCTATGTTACGGGAACGAGTGTTTGCTTTGGCGGCGAAATCGGTTCCTAGTGGGGAGTCTACTCAGTTGACTTTAACTAAGATTGCTGATGAGTTGAGTCAAGAATTGGAACGTGAGGTGTTGTTGGAACAGGTGCGCGATGGTTTATATGCTGATTTGAATGAAAATAAGATTTTAACTAATTTTGATGCGCCGACTGCGGTGGATTTATTAAATAGATATAATTTGTCTCAGGTACAGGGAATTTTTTATAAAGCCAGTAAGTTAGTTTTAAATGCTCATCGCAATGTTCCTGGGGAATATAAGCTGTTGTTTCGTTATTTGAAGTTGTTTCAATTAATGGCTTATATTGAAGGTGATGCTGACCATGGGTTTACAATTACTGTTGATGGTCCGACGAGTTTATTTAATCCTAGTACAAGATATGGGCTGGCGATCGCCAAATTAATTCCGGCTTTACTTCATGTCACCAAATGGAGTTTAGCAGCGACTTTACAAACTCGTGATCCTTACACCAAAGCATGGAACACAGGAAGATTTACCCTCAATTCCGAATGTGGTTTGGTGTCACACTATTCTAAAGGTAAACCTTACGATAGTATGCTAGAGTCATCCTTTGCCGATAAATGGGATGCACTTAAAACCGACTGGGTATTAGAGCGAGAAGTGGATTTATTACCGGTTCCTGGTAGTGTGATGATTCCCGATTTTCGGTTAGTCCATCCTGATGGGCGAGACTTCTTATTAGAAATAGTTGGTTATTGGCGACCAGAATATTTACAAAAGAAATTTTATCAAGTGCGAACTTCTGGATGTGACAATTTAATTCTAGCAATTTCCGAAAGATTGAACCTAGAAAAAGCCGGAGTCAAATTAGATAATGTCCCCGCCAAAATTGTCTGGTTTAAAGATAAGTTATTACCAAAAGCCGTATTAGCAGTAATTGAGGAAGATGTATGA
- a CDS encoding DEAD/DEAH box helicase family protein, with amino-acid sequence MARTPTLKFDRGTLILHPPPRGKGWMDYATWDDRVEKFRIPAMRYRALVEALQAEDVYFVDEAKEFYPVDLIPSMEMEPYPHQTEALAAWKLEGRQGVVVLPTAAGKTYLAQMAMQATPRTTLIVVPTLDLMHQWYAHLVAAFPDAEVGLLGGGSRDRTAILVATYDSAAIHAESLGNKYALLIFDECHHLPTDFGRVIAEYAIAPYRLGLSATPERTDGKHADLNILIGPEVYRKRAEDLAGGALAKHEIVQIKVKLSQHERERYNTLIETRNDFLRQSKISLGSIQGWQMFVKMSARSPAGRRAMLAHREAKNIALGTDGKLRILANLLAEHFPERILIFTADNVTVYNISQQLLIPAITHQTPVKERHEILTKFREGEYNTLVASHVLNEGVDVPAASVAIILSGTGSTREYVQRLGRVLRRGNVANKRAILYEVVAEDTSEEGTSARRRGEERRNEPRRREEREGKRGSLRVVYGGGKVSTPKAAEQVEIKYSTDKNNVTDGFTESSPKRRGNNSEEVED; translated from the coding sequence ATGGCTCGCACCCCTACGTTAAAATTTGATCGCGGTACATTAATCTTACATCCACCGCCACGGGGTAAGGGTTGGATGGATTATGCTACTTGGGATGATCGGGTGGAAAAGTTTCGCATTCCCGCGATGAGATATCGGGCTTTGGTGGAAGCGCTACAAGCTGAAGATGTTTATTTTGTTGATGAGGCTAAGGAATTTTATCCGGTGGATTTAATTCCGAGTATGGAAATGGAGCCTTATCCGCACCAAACTGAGGCTTTAGCGGCTTGGAAGTTGGAGGGTAGGCAGGGGGTTGTGGTGTTACCTACTGCGGCGGGAAAGACTTATTTGGCGCAAATGGCGATGCAAGCGACACCCCGCACTACTTTAATTGTGGTTCCAACTTTGGATTTGATGCACCAGTGGTATGCTCATTTGGTGGCGGCGTTTCCTGATGCTGAGGTGGGTTTGTTGGGTGGTGGTTCACGCGATCGCACTGCAATTTTAGTGGCGACTTATGATAGTGCAGCTATTCATGCGGAAAGTTTGGGAAATAAGTATGCTTTGCTTATTTTTGATGAATGTCATCATTTACCCACAGATTTTGGGCGGGTAATTGCAGAGTATGCGATCGCCCCTTATCGTTTAGGATTATCAGCGACACCAGAACGCACTGATGGGAAACACGCTGATTTAAATATTCTCATTGGCCCGGAAGTCTATCGCAAGCGGGCTGAGGATTTGGCGGGTGGTGCTTTAGCGAAGCACGAAATTGTCCAAATCAAGGTGAAGTTATCACAGCATGAGCGAGAAAGATACAATACATTAATTGAAACTCGCAATGATTTTTTACGCCAATCAAAGATTTCTTTGGGGAGTATTCAAGGTTGGCAAATGTTTGTGAAAATGAGTGCGCGATCGCCTGCTGGACGTAGGGCAATGTTAGCACATCGAGAAGCGAAAAACATTGCTTTGGGTACTGATGGCAAGTTAAGAATTTTAGCTAATTTATTGGCGGAACATTTCCCGGAAAGGATTCTAATTTTTACGGCTGATAATGTTACGGTTTACAATATTTCTCAACAGTTATTAATTCCGGCGATTACTCATCAAACTCCTGTGAAGGAACGCCATGAAATTTTAACTAAGTTTCGGGAGGGGGAATACAATACTTTGGTGGCTTCTCATGTGTTAAATGAGGGGGTTGATGTTCCTGCGGCTTCTGTGGCAATTATTTTATCGGGTACTGGTTCGACTAGGGAGTATGTTCAGCGTTTGGGTCGGGTTTTGAGAAGGGGGAATGTGGCTAATAAGCGGGCGATTCTGTATGAGGTGGTGGCTGAGGATACTAGTGAGGAGGGAACTTCGGCGCGACGTAGGGGGGAAGAAAGGAGGAATGAACCACGAAGACGCGAAGAACGCGAAGGAAAGAGGGGGAGTTTACGGGTTGTTTATGGGGGTGGGAAGGTTAGTACTCCTAAAGCTGCGGAACAGGTAGAGATTAAGTATTCAACGGATAAGAACAATGTTACCGACGGATTTACTGAGTCATCGCCAAAACGGAGAGGAAATAATTCCGAAGAGGTTGAAGATTGA